The Parambassis ranga chromosome 14, fParRan2.1, whole genome shotgun sequence genome includes a window with the following:
- the gabra6b gene encoding gamma-aminobutyric acid receptor subunit alpha-6, giving the protein MAFLLTCLFLSCASSVWGNQHSETSIYLDNITRILDRLLDGYDNRLRPGFGGPVTEVKTDIFVTSFGPVSDVEMEYTMDVFFRQTWIDERLKFEGPIEILRLNNLMVSKIWTPDTFFRNGKRSISHNMTTPNKLFRIMQNGTILYTMRLTINAECPMRLMNFPMDGHACPLKFGSYAYPISEIVYTWKKGPLSSVEVPQESSSLLQYDLIGQTVSSERLKSNTGEYVIMTVYFHLQRKMGFFLIQTYIPCIMTVILAQVSFWINKESVPARTVFGITTVLTMTTLSISARHSLPKVSYATAMDWFIAVCFAFVFSALIEFAAVNYFSTLQANRELRKAAAMKVAAQEAAATAAAPAAAAGNDGEVSSVDASSVLKKRMNSAPLFDRPAKTFPNPPVNAQAFLQQGSAVPANNVLTGTSIIDKYSRILFPLSFGAFNLVYWIVYLTKDTMEMSRDTV; this is encoded by the exons ATGGCTTTCCTTTTAACTTGCTTATTCCTGTCTTG TGCGAGCAGTGTTTGGGGAAATCAGCACAGTGAGACCAGTATCTATTTGGATAACATCACGCGTATATTGGATAGATTACTGGATGGCTATGACAACAGGCTACGACCTGGATTTGGAG GTCCTGTTACAGAGGTCAAAACTGACATCTTTGTCACCAGCTTTGGACCTGTTTCAGATGTTGAAATG GAATACACCATGGACGTGTTCTTTCGTCAGACATGGATTGATGAACGGCTAAAATTTGAGGGCCCCATCGAGATCCTGCGGCTCAACAACCTGATGGTCAGCAAGATCTGGACGCCGGACACATTTTTCCGGAATGGCAAGAGGTCGATCTCTCACAACATGACCACCCCCAACAAGCTGTTCCGCATCATGCAGAACGGAACTATCCTCTACACCATGAG ATTAACTATAAATGCAGAGTGCCCCATGCGTCTGATGAACTTCCCGATGGATGGCCATGCCTGCCCACTCAAGTTTGGGAGtt ATGCATACCCTATCAGTGAAATCGTGTACACATGGAAGAAAGGTCCTTTGTCTTCTGTCGAGGTGCCACAGGAATCCTCCAGTTTGCTGCAGTATGATCTTATTGGTCAGACAGTATCAAGCGAAAGGCTAAAGTCCAATACAG gtgaATATGTCATCATGACCGTGTACTTCCACCTCCAAAGGAAAATGGGCTTCTTCTTGATTCAGACATACATTCCCTGTATTATGACCGTCATCCTGGCACAAGTGTCTTTTTGGATTAATAAGGAATCAGTTCCTGCTCGGACTGTGTTTG GCATCACCACCGTCCTGACCATGACAACGCTCAGCATCAGTGCCCGCCACTCCCTTCCCAAAGTCTCCTACGCCACGGCCATGGATTGGTTCATTGCCGTTTGCTTTGCCTTTGTGTTCTCCGCCCTGATTGAGTTTGCAGCCGTCAACTACTTCTCCACCCTACAGGCCAATCGGGAGCTGCGGAAAGCGGCGGCCATGAAGGTGGCGGCACAGGAAGCGGCAGCTACGGCCGCAGCTccggctgcagctgcagggaacGATGGCGAGGTCTCCTCT GTGGATGCCAGCAGTGTGTTGAAGAAGAGGATGAACTCTGCCCCGCTGTTTGACCGCCCTGCCAAAACATTTCCCAACCCGCCTGTCAATGCGCAGGCTTTCCTGCAGCAAGGTTCAGCGGTACCAGCCAACAACGTTCTGACTGGCACCAGCATCATCGACAAATACTCCCGCATTCTCTTTCCCCTTTCGTTTGGCGCCTTCAACTTGGTCTACTGGATCGTCTATCTCACCAAGGACACCATGGAGATGTCCAG